The BD1-7 clade bacterium genomic interval GCGGCCAGTTTACTGCAGCCCGCGATGGCAACGCTGCGGCTATTACGGCCGGCACTGCGGAGTCTGATGAGTAGCTTGCGAATGCCAACACGTGCAGTTACCAGTAAACATGGTGTTAGCAAAAACCAGATGCCAATAACAATCCGCGAGTAGGTTTCGGAGACTTTCAGTGCCCAGGCAATGGTGAACAGGGTGACGACAGTGATGCCCCACGTTTGCAGCACATTCTTGACCGGCAAACTGAGCTCAACACCTCGCCATGATTGATACAGGCGTGTTTGTGCTGCCACCACATAAAACAGGACGGCAGCCAGAATGCCAGCGATAGCATAGGTAGGTGCAGTGATGTCTACACCGCTATCAGGGTGCAGAACGCTGGCAATCAGCAAACCAAAGAAAACCATGCCCAAATCGAGCAAACGTTCAATGACATTGACCAAGCGCTGGTTACTGCGAATAAGACCGGATTCTACCACGGGCGAAAGAGCCTTTTTATTTTTGTTATCAAGGCATAATACCGCTGTAGCAGGGGTAATCAATGGTTACAGCGGGGTATTTGCGGCCAATGATCCAATTTGTCCGTTGACCGGTTCGACAGTTTAGGCGCGAAAGCTGTCCTGATTGGCAAGAAACCACTGGTAAGCATCATCGATACCATCACGAAATTCGATGCTTGCTTGCCAGCCTAGGTCTTTAAGGCGCGATACATCCATGAGTTTGCGCGGCGCACCATCCGGTTTGCTGGTATCGAAGGTTAGTTCGCCTTCAAAGCCAACGGCTGCTTTGATCGTCTGTGCCATCTCAGCAATGGTGATGTCGCGCCCGGTACCGACGTTGATATGGCTTAACATCGGATCAGTGTTGGCATCGTAGGTGGCTTTATCGAGCTGCATCACATGTACAGAGGCGGCGGCCATGTCATCCACATGCAGGAATTCACGCATGGGTTTACCGGTACCCCAAACAGTTACCTCTTCGGCATTCGCGAGTTTGGCTTCATGAAAGCGTCTGATCAGCGCCGGTATCACGTGGCTATTTTCTGGGTGAAAATTGTCGTGTGGGCCGTACAGATTGGNTGGCATCACTGAGCGGTAG includes:
- the fcl_1 gene encoding GDP-L-fucose synthase, producing MDTNSKIYVAGHRGMVGSAIVRLLQKQGHKHIVTRTHAELDLCDQAAVQAFMQQEKPDYVVLAAAKVGGIHANNTYPAEFIYQNLMMEANVIHQAYASGCQHLLFLGSSCIYPKLAAQPMTEQALLTDTLEPTNEPYAIAKIAGIKLCESYNRQYGTDYRSVMPXNLYGPHDNFHPENSHVIPALIRRFHEAKLANAEEVTVWGTGKPMREFLHVDDMAAASVHVMQLDKATYDANTDPMLSHINVGTGRDITIAEMAQTIKAAVGFEGELTFDTSKPDGAPRKLMDVSRLKDLGWQASIEFRDGIDDAYQWFLANQDSFRA